The following proteins are encoded in a genomic region of Capillibacterium thermochitinicola:
- a CDS encoding phospholipase D-like domain-containing protein: protein MSPDMDLYRLRNCIRGPGDPLYKYLRTSITEALRIRFLVAFITESGARLMAKPLEEAAGRGTSITILTGTYLYNTEPYALKYLQEKVGLSLELRVYAETGRSFHPKAYFFDLPHDSEVFISSANLSWTALTTGVEWSYRLRKSLAPADYQLFDEEYQRLFADHSQPVTEDFLREYWQEWKARAT from the coding sequence ATGAGTCCGGACATGGATCTGTACCGCCTGCGTAACTGTATCAGAGGACCCGGGGATCCGCTCTATAAATATCTCCGCACTTCCATTACCGAAGCGCTCCGGATCCGTTTCCTGGTAGCCTTCATTACTGAATCCGGCGCCCGGCTCATGGCCAAACCTTTAGAAGAAGCCGCCGGACGGGGAACCTCGATCACTATTCTCACCGGCACCTATCTTTACAACACTGAACCATATGCCCTCAAATACCTGCAGGAAAAGGTCGGCCTCTCCCTTGAACTCCGGGTATACGCCGAAACCGGCCGTTCCTTCCATCCCAAAGCCTACTTCTTTGACCTGCCGCACGACAGTGAAGTCTTCATCAGTTCGGCCAACCTCTCCTGGACCGCCCTGACCACTGGAGTGGAATGGAGCTACCGCTTGCGCAAGAGTCTGGCTCCCGCTGATTATCAATTATTTGACGAAGAATATCAGCGGTTATTTGCCGACCATTCCCAACCGGTCACCGAAGATTTTCTCCGTGAATATTGGCAGGAGTGGAAAGCAAGAGCTACTTAG